A portion of the Pithys albifrons albifrons isolate INPA30051 chromosome 1, PitAlb_v1, whole genome shotgun sequence genome contains these proteins:
- the LOC139668758 gene encoding protein-lysine methyltransferase METTL21E-like yields MRRRFFPDLVTHKTWEGFHFAGHEIRITEATDFYGAVVWPSALVLCYFLETNSKQYNLVDKTVIEIGAGTGLVSIVASLLGALVTATDLPELLGNLQHNVLQNTKLKSKHQPCVKELSWGVDLEKNFPRSSCHFDYIMAADVVYYHPFLDELLLTFDHLCKNDTVILWAMKFRLEKENRFVDRFQTLFDLEMISNFPSLNIALYKAMRKGMMKASLPS; encoded by the exons ATGAGGAGGcgtttttttcctgatcttgTAACTCATAAGACCTGGGAAGGCTTTCACTTCGCTGGCCATGAGATAAGAATTACTGAAGCCACTGATTTTTACGGGGCAGTCGTCTGGCCATCG GCTCTTGTTCTGTGTTATTTTTTGGAAACTAATTCTAAACAATACAATTTGGTTGACAAAACTGTGATTGAAATTGGAGCTGGAACTGGGTTGGTCTCCATAGTAGCCAGTTTACTGG GTGCCCTTGTGACTGCCACAGATTTGCCAGAATTACTGGGAAACCTTCAGCACAATGTTCTCCAGAATACAAAGCTGAAAAGCAAGCACCAGCCTTGTGTTAAGGAATTGTCTTGGGGAGTTGATCTGGAAAAGAACTTTCCTAGGTCTTCCTGTCACTTTGACTACATTATGGCTGCTGATGTAGTTTACTACCATCCATTCCTGGATGAACTCCTCCTAACTTTTGATCACTTGTGCAAGAATGATACTGTTATTCTGTGGGCTATGAAATTTAGGTTGGAGAAAGAGAACCGATTTGTGGACAGATTTCAGACACTATTTGACTTAGAGATGATTTCTAATTTTCCCAGTTTGAACATAGCCTTGTATAAAGCAATGAGGAAGGGCATGATGAAAGCCAGCCTTCCAAGCTGA